A window of Corallococcus macrosporus DSM 14697 contains these coding sequences:
- a CDS encoding RsmB/NOP family class I SAM-dependent RNA methyltransferase: MAADSIAQVLAGSAAERVLDRTLRDHRSLTREQRQALKEAVFNVGLWRRRLGFLLGRDDAAPPFLLHALLQGLAGVPASEAAALAGLGEGTPPPLVSAPPPSLALRASLPDWLADHFAREFGPEADDFCAHLNVPGPITLRANVLRSSREALAERLRSEGVETRPGPWSPLALHIEGPRPNLYGLRSLQEGLFEVQDEGSQLLGLIVGAQPGETVLDLCAGAGGKTLQLGADMKDSGRLLAYDPDPERLDRLLQRSARAHLTRVQVLRSLPEGLDADRVLVDAPCSELGSLRRGPDQRFRIQPEVLTRFPALQQDILQRGAHRVRPGGRLVYATCTVNRAENEDVVATFLASRPDFRLARPGAGWLPDVCLRDGFLFVAPHRHGTDAFFAAVLERSAG; the protein is encoded by the coding sequence GTGGCGGCCGATTCCATCGCCCAGGTGCTCGCCGGCTCCGCCGCTGAGCGCGTGCTCGACCGCACTCTGCGTGACCACCGCTCCCTGACCCGCGAGCAGCGCCAGGCCCTCAAGGAGGCCGTCTTCAACGTCGGGCTCTGGCGGCGCCGCCTTGGCTTCCTCCTGGGGCGGGACGACGCCGCGCCTCCCTTCCTCCTCCACGCCCTGCTCCAGGGCCTCGCGGGCGTCCCCGCCTCGGAGGCCGCCGCCCTGGCCGGGCTGGGGGAGGGGACGCCGCCCCCCTTGGTGTCGGCACCGCCCCCCTCGCTCGCGCTCCGGGCCTCCCTGCCGGACTGGCTCGCGGACCACTTCGCCCGGGAGTTCGGTCCCGAGGCCGATGACTTCTGCGCCCACCTGAACGTCCCGGGCCCCATCACCCTCCGGGCCAATGTCCTGCGCAGCTCCCGGGAGGCCCTCGCCGAGCGCCTCCGCTCCGAGGGTGTGGAGACGCGCCCGGGGCCCTGGAGCCCGCTGGCGCTCCATATCGAGGGGCCCCGGCCCAACCTCTATGGGCTCCGCTCCCTCCAGGAGGGCCTGTTCGAGGTCCAGGACGAGGGCAGCCAGCTCCTGGGGCTCATCGTGGGGGCGCAGCCCGGGGAGACGGTGCTGGACCTCTGCGCCGGGGCGGGCGGGAAGACGCTTCAGCTCGGCGCGGACATGAAGGACTCGGGGCGGCTCCTGGCCTATGACCCGGACCCTGAGCGGCTCGACCGGCTGCTTCAGCGCTCCGCCCGGGCACACCTCACCCGGGTCCAGGTGCTCCGGAGCCTCCCCGAGGGGCTCGACGCGGACCGGGTGCTCGTGGACGCGCCGTGCTCGGAGCTGGGCTCCCTGCGCCGGGGGCCCGACCAGCGCTTCCGCATCCAGCCGGAGGTGCTCACCCGGTTCCCGGCGCTCCAGCAGGACATCCTCCAGCGCGGGGCCCACCGGGTGCGTCCCGGCGGGCGGCTCGTCTACGCCACCTGCACCGTCAACCGCGCGGAGAACGAGGACGTCGTCGCCACCTTCCTGGCGTCCCGCCCGGACTTCCGCCTCGCGCGGCCCGGGGCGGGGTGGCTCCCCGACGTGTGTCTCCGTGACGGCTTCCTCTTCGTCGCGCCGCACCGGCACGGCACGGACGCCTTCTTCGCGGCCGTGCTGGAGCGGTCGGCAGGGTAG
- a CDS encoding S66 peptidase family protein, protein MKRTVRWLKPLPLRPRDAVHVVAPSGPFDRPSFEAGLAVIAERYRPTHTPDLFAAHRYLAGDDGRRGGELSRALLDRDARAIFSARGGYGSARLLPDLPFADASHAAFVGFSDLTSVHGALQALGRVSFHGPVLTQLGRQPPAVREYLFRLLESPEAPPPLTGSATYVPGMAEGHLVGGNLSVLSRLIGTPYLPPLDGAVLLLEDVTERPYRIDRMWTHLRLAGVFSRVRGIVLGDFTGCEEKGADYTSADVLRELAREAGLPCAAGFPIGHGDLNYPVALGTQVRLDADAARLTFLEGAVLA, encoded by the coding sequence ATGAAGCGCACCGTGCGCTGGCTCAAGCCCCTCCCGCTCCGTCCTCGCGACGCCGTGCATGTCGTCGCCCCCTCCGGGCCCTTCGACCGCCCGAGCTTCGAAGCCGGCCTGGCCGTCATCGCCGAGCGCTACCGCCCCACCCACACCCCCGACCTCTTCGCCGCCCACCGCTACCTCGCGGGCGACGACGGGCGCCGGGGCGGGGAGCTGTCGCGCGCCCTGCTGGACCGGGACGCCCGCGCCATCTTCAGCGCTCGCGGTGGCTACGGCAGCGCCCGGCTCCTGCCGGACCTGCCCTTCGCGGACGCCTCGCACGCGGCCTTCGTCGGCTTCTCCGACCTCACCTCCGTCCACGGCGCACTCCAGGCGCTGGGCCGCGTCTCCTTCCATGGGCCCGTCCTCACGCAGCTCGGCCGGCAACCTCCCGCGGTGCGCGAGTACCTGTTCCGCCTCCTGGAGTCCCCCGAGGCGCCGCCCCCGCTGACGGGCTCGGCCACCTACGTGCCCGGCATGGCGGAGGGGCACCTCGTGGGCGGCAACCTGTCCGTGCTGTCCCGCCTCATCGGCACCCCGTACCTGCCGCCGCTCGACGGCGCGGTGCTCCTGCTGGAGGACGTCACCGAGCGCCCGTACCGCATCGACCGCATGTGGACCCACCTGCGCCTGGCGGGCGTCTTCTCCCGCGTGCGCGGCATCGTCCTGGGCGACTTCACGGGCTGCGAGGAGAAGGGCGCGGACTACACCAGCGCCGACGTGCTCCGGGAGCTGGCTCGCGAGGCGGGCCTCCCGTGCGCGGCGGGCTTTCCCATTGGCCACGGTGACCTCAACTACCCCGTGGCGCTCGGCACGCAGGTCCGCCTGGACGCGGACGCCGCGCGCCTCACCTTCCTCGAAGGAGCCGTGCTCGCATGA
- a CDS encoding serine hydrolase domain-containing protein, giving the protein MSGGTHPIAILQKVLDDACGIGVFPAAQAVVLHRGVQVFGGVAGNVSGDTRFDLASLTKVLSTTSLFLRLWTEGKVGPETLVSRYFPGTPAGDAGVTVADLLYHRSGLPPFVPFFAQALTAHPELLDADCPSALRARVRDEVIQAAAATPLAAEPRTRAAYSDVGFILLGEILSRAADASLDTLFSRHVAEPLGLSARFHRLTDFPADAMPAPTGATRPREPAPGQEGLWKDVPTQPTRPGEVDDDNAWVMDGVAGHAGLFGTAVDVARFGQAVLDGCAGGAVIAPGPLWHRALATDPMVAASTRSMGFDSPSEGVSSAGHYLGDTPPGAVGHLGFTGTSLWVDLRRSLVVALVTNRVANGRQETRIRDFRPLFHDFVVEALGLTETKQGHHG; this is encoded by the coding sequence ATGAGTGGCGGTACGCACCCCATCGCGATTCTGCAGAAGGTCCTCGATGACGCCTGTGGCATCGGCGTCTTCCCCGCGGCCCAGGCCGTGGTGCTGCACCGGGGCGTCCAGGTGTTCGGCGGCGTCGCGGGCAACGTCTCCGGCGACACCCGCTTCGACCTGGCCTCGCTCACCAAGGTCCTCAGCACCACCTCGCTCTTCCTCCGCCTCTGGACGGAAGGGAAGGTGGGCCCGGAGACGCTCGTCTCCCGCTACTTCCCGGGCACGCCCGCGGGCGACGCCGGCGTCACCGTGGCGGACCTGCTCTACCACCGCTCCGGCCTGCCGCCCTTCGTGCCCTTCTTCGCCCAGGCGCTCACCGCGCACCCCGAGTTGCTGGACGCGGACTGCCCCTCCGCCCTGCGCGCCCGCGTCCGGGACGAGGTCATCCAGGCCGCCGCCGCCACGCCGCTCGCCGCCGAGCCCCGGACGCGCGCCGCCTACAGCGACGTGGGCTTCATCCTCCTGGGCGAAATCCTCTCGCGGGCCGCGGACGCCTCGCTGGACACGCTCTTCTCCCGCCACGTCGCCGAGCCCCTGGGCCTCAGCGCCCGCTTCCACCGCCTCACCGACTTCCCCGCGGACGCCATGCCCGCGCCCACCGGCGCCACCCGCCCGCGCGAGCCCGCGCCGGGCCAGGAGGGGCTGTGGAAGGACGTGCCCACCCAGCCCACGCGCCCGGGCGAGGTGGATGACGACAACGCCTGGGTGATGGACGGCGTCGCCGGGCACGCGGGCCTCTTCGGCACCGCCGTGGACGTGGCGCGATTCGGCCAAGCCGTGCTGGACGGCTGCGCGGGCGGGGCCGTCATCGCGCCGGGGCCTTTGTGGCACCGCGCGCTGGCCACGGACCCGATGGTGGCGGCCAGCACCCGCTCCATGGGCTTCGACTCGCCCTCCGAGGGCGTGTCCAGCGCCGGGCACTACCTGGGCGACACCCCGCCGGGCGCGGTGGGGCACCTGGGCTTCACCGGCACCAGCCTCTGGGTGGACCTGCGCCGCTCGCTGGTGGTGGCGCTGGTGACGAACCGCGTGGCCAACGGCCGCCAGGAAACGCGCATCCGGGATTTCCGCCCGCTCTTCCATGACTTCGTCGTGGAGGCGCTCGGGCTCACCGAAACGAAGCAGGGACACCATGGCTGA